tggttttctttcaGTTATCACGTTCGCCCCTACGTAGAAGAAGAATCTTTTCAAGGAGGTTGTTGTTGCTACTAAATTGAAGAAGGGGCATCAAGGCCCTAGAGCCAAGAGATCCCCGCTTGGCTTCCTCCAGCCAAGCAACTAACATCCTCGAGAAGTCCAATCGTCTTCGGGACATTCCTTGCGGAGGAACTCCTTGAGCGGCTCCAACTATTGTGGAGCTTGACCAACCCTCCCACTCTTTGTGGTTCCCCTCCACCTTAACCAGATAAGGGGAAGAAGAGGTCACACAAGGAGGGTGAGAAATCATCCTCCCACAAGAGGAGTTGTAGAAAGGGCAACACTCCCCGTCCTCTGGCCAATAGGATATTTGGTACAAAGTTTCAACTTAGTCGCAAGCTCTCTTTCCACATAAACACTAACAAGAGAACTTTGCTTGATCAGTTGAGCGAGAAGGAGATGCGAACGCGACCTTGGAATTGTTCGCCCGGGCCTCCATACTAAATTAATACTTGACCAACTATGTTAAAAcctatatttgttgtttgttggtcATATTGTTTCATCCGTTATTGAACCATTCGTTTCTCATACTCAAAACGTATATATCTCAACGTAAGGGGATACGTTGGAACTCTCACATTGACTAGACATAAAatcaagttataatatataagtgagtgtatatttcattttacaaaGCCGTTTTTTGGATTtcaattaagattaaaatttaattcttaacaataattaaaacacctactttatatataaatatataaattatatatatatatatatatatatatatatatatattaatgttataataatttatatatttataataacgtacaaataaaataattttaaaaattattagagaaaaaagcCAATAAAACGTGAGAATTTTATTCTGTTAAAGAAACGTCTTtgtaataaatttgtaaaagtatTTGCCTTGAAGAATTTTTTCACACATGATGTAGATTTTTGTTGGATTGAAGTGATGTCCCGTAGGAAAGTCACTGTCCCGTTTCTGAAAGCAGTGAGACTCTGTACAGTACACCCATTAGCGGGGCCCACGAGTCATTACCATTAATCATATGCCAGAGTGGTACCATTATTCCGTTTACCTTTCACATATAGCaacattaaatttcattatcGTAACAATTactaactattttttaacaaattattaagaaattataagAATTATCGTACAACTGAAGATATCTCATGAAACACAACACGTGGATATAAAAACACATGTAAAATGCGATATCCGACCATAAATTTTTTCACTAAAACTGTGTCATTAATTACATGGAGAGTAATTGACACCAATCTCAGCAGAAGTCTTACCTTTCTCTCTGTCTTTCCCGTTTCATGAGGTGGGAGTGGTAGCAGGAACGGGAACAGGAACATGAACAAGAGAGGTATTTGAATGGAATGAGGAGGTTGTCCTGTGAGAACTTTCCTTAAGATATTTTGTCCCGATTGTCTTTTTGGCTTTATGCTAGAAAGTTAAGTAAAGGAAAAAGTAATATCATAGGAATAACATCCTCAGGTGAAATACCGTTCAACTTTATGAACATTATTTTCACTCTCTCCCACagctcaattttcttttaagatcTATCATCCATGGTCTCAccttaaagtttatttcttttgttgttggaTACAtgtaaagtttatatttttatttccaaattgaATCAAACGTCAGGTTTTCTGGACTCTCGTTTGCTGCTAAATATAGATACCGGCTACCATCTTGGGAATCAAACTCAGGTAAACTGGTCCCTTTGATTAAAGTTCTGTTATTCGCATGCTTTTACTTATCCTTGCAATAAGTTACCTTTTTGCTTTAATGGGTGATACTTTATTGTTGTCTTCTTTCCCTTTCATGGTTGCTTTTGAGATGTGCGTTGCAACTCTGTgcttgtgtttttgttttgggttaCTTGACCTGGGACCAACTTTGCGTGCCAAATAAGTTTTTGATTGAGAAGTGCGGTTCATTCTTAATGTTTTGAAAGCCACAGTTTTGGGCACGAATGCTTAGCTTTTTACTTTATAAGTATCTCCCCTTTTTTAATTCTCTGAAGATGGTGCTTTACTTGTTTGTTGAGCAGTTTGATTGATACTGGCTTCGCAAAAGGCAACCGCAACTATGACTAGAGTTGAGATTATGGTGTTGATGGTTCTCTTTGAAGGGTTATTTTCAGCTGGAGCTGTATCAGATAATTCCACAATACCTGCTTTGGTAAACATTGGAGTTCTCTATTCTTTCAATACCAGTGTTGGTAAAATGGTCAAAACTGCTGTAGAAGCGGCGGTTGAAGATGTAAATTCTGACCCATCTATTCTTGCTCAAACTAAGTTGAAGCTCTCAATGCAAGAAGATACCAAATACAGAGGATTTTTGAGCATTGCTGAGGGTATGTCGGAATATCCCCATTTTTTCTGTTTGTAAAAACTTAAAAGCATCTTTTTCTGTTAGACAAGTTAGTTCAAAGTTTGGCAGATTATAATTCTTGTTTGACATAAACTATGTGCGATACAGCCTTGCAGCTCATGGCGACACAAACTGTGGCTATAATTGGCCCCCAGACCTCTACAACAGCTCATGTCATATCTCATATAGCAAATGAGCTCCAAGTTCCTCTGCTATCATTTACAGCCACTGACCCTAccctttcttctcttcaattccCATTCTTTATTAGAACTGCTTTTAGTGACGTCTATGAGATGACTGCAATAGCAGACCTTGTTAACTACTTTCAATGGAGAGAGGTTATTGCAGTTTATGGTGACGATGACCATGGGAGGAATGGAATTGGTGCATTAGGGGATAAGCTTGCCGAGAGGCGTTGCAAGATTTCATTTAAAGCACCTATGACTCCTGAGGCAACTAGAGAGGAGATTACTGATGTACTTGTTCAGGTGGCCCTTGCAGAATCCCGGGTTATAGTTCTTCACACAAGTACTGCTTGGGGTCCAAAAGTCTTAAGTGTGGCAAAGTCTCTGGGGATGATGGAAAATGGTTATGTCTGGATAACAACTACTTTTCTGTCTACTTGGCTGGATATACGTAGTCCCCTATCTCCAGATGCAACCAATGACATGCAAGGGGTCATTGCACTGCGTATGTATGTACCAGATTCAAAGCTCAAAAGATGGTTTATTTCTAGGTGGACAAACATGACTACTTCTGGAAAGAATGGTAATGACACCCTTGGTTTGAGTACTTATGGTATCTTTGCATATGATACTGTTTTTGCTCTTGCTCATGCACTTGATGCATTTTTCAAACGAGGGAATCAAATTACATTTTCACATGATCCAAAGTTATCTCAAATACGTGGAGACAACATGCATCTTGATGCTGTGAAGATCTTTAACGAAGGAAATCTGCTGCGTAAACATATTTATGAGGTTAATATGACTGGAGTATCAGGCCTGTTCAAGTATGATTCTGATGGAAATCTTGTTAATCCAGCTTATGAAATCATCAATGTGATTGGAACAGGAACACGGAGGATTGGTTATTGGTCTAATTACACTGGATTATCCGTTGCTCCTCCAGAAACACTTTATTCAAAGCCACCCAATCGATCCAGTGCAAGCCAAAATCTACTCCCTGTGTTTTGGCCAGGAGAAACAACCCAAAAGCCCCGTGGTTGGGTTTTTCCAAACAATGGAAGGATGTTAAAAATTGGAGTGCCAAAAAGGGTTAGTTACCGGGATTTTGTCTCTCAAGTACAAGGCACTGACATGTTCAAGGGATTCTGCATTGATGTATTTCTTTCTGCAGTGAACTTGTTGCCCTATGCTGTCCCCTATAAATTTGTTTCATATGGGGATGGTGACAGAAATCCTAGTAATACTGAACTTGTCCGTCTTATAACAGCGGATGTGAGTATCATTGCAATTACTTTAGGAGTTTGGATGTTTTATGGGTACTTCTGAGATCAGTTTTTCTTTGCATACAGGTTTTTGATGCTGCAGTAGGTGACATTACAATTACAACAGAAAGAACAAAGATGGTGGATTTTACTCAGCCATATATTGAGTCTGGTCTGGTGGTAGTAGCATCAGTTAAGAAGACGGATTCCAATGCTTGGGCATTTTTTAAACCATTTACGCCAATGATGTGGGCTGTCACAGCTATCTTTTTTCTATTAGTGGGAGCTGTTGTTTGGATTTTAGAGCATAGACTGAATGATGATTTTAGGGGAACTCCCAAACAGCAAATGGTCACAATTTTGTGGTATGGGAATCTggtctttctctctccctttctCAAGCTCACCATATTGAATCTGCTGTATATGTTGCTGATGAATAATTTATCAACGTTACTTTTTTACTCTGCATCAACTTATGGCTTTGGATATGTTTGTAACTTCTATCCATGTGTTTATTTGACAGGTTTAGTTTTTCAACCATGTTCTTCGCTCACAGTAAGTGCCAATTTTTTGTCTTCTGTGATATATATTGGTCCTAATCCCGAGTATAAGTGGTGACTACATTGGGTTTATGAAATACTCTTTTGTGTACTATGTAGGGGAAAATACAGTGAGCACTCTTGGTCGCTTTGTGCTGCTTATATGGTTATTTGTAGTTCTAATTATTAACTCAAGTTATACAGCTAGTCTGACATCAATCCTCACGGTGCAACAACTTTCTTCACCTGTTAAAGGCATTGACAGTTTAATAAATAGCAAAGAGCCTATTGGCTACTTGCAGGGTTCATTTACTCGAACTTATTTGATTGAAGAAATTGGTATTGATGAATCCAGACTGGTTCCTCTGAAAACACCGGAAGAAACTGCAACAGCTCTAAAAAATGGTCCCCAGAAGGGTGGTGTTGCTGCATATGTTGATGAGCGTGCTTACATAGAACTTTTCCTTTCAAGCCGTTGCGAATTTAGCATTGTAGGTCAAGAGTTCACCCGAAATGGTTGGGGATTCGTAAGTATCTCCTTACCAATAGtccaaattttctttatttttttgccTTCACAGTGAACTTTGGAATGTGCCACACTGTTCTCTTTGTTTTCTGTTCATCTCTACCTAAAGGAAGCGTACATGCATTTTTCTCTTGACTATTCtggttgaaattttgttctgCTTTAAACATTGTTCTTTAACTCAGTCAATCATGAAGCACTGGGGAAAAGGGATTGAATGATTTATCTGTACTAAATACACATAATAAATACTTCACTGCCAAATCATAATGTACAAGCTTGCTCCTGACTCCTCATTTTTGTGGTTTAACAGAAATGCTTCTGTGCCAGAGTCTAAAATAAATATCCTACATTGTAATATATTCATGTCTTAGTTAAGATATATCCTAATAGACGTAGCTACTGTTCAGTGTTTTCAGAAATTTCCTCCCATGTTTGTTGTTATTCAGCAACTTTTCTAAGTCAACTCAAGAATAACTTCATGTTTTAGTCCTTGTTCTTTGAAACCTGTAACCTTGCAACAAAGAACTGTAACCATTCAGGTGAGGTCATGGAACCTTTAGTTGATTAGCTGGAGCATAGTCGCTTACCTATGAACTCAGATTAGCTAAATTGTTCTAGTTTCGGCAGAAAAAATTGGCAGGAAGTTACCTTTTCTAATTTCATGTTTTGTTAGCATTGTAATCTCCACCTTGATTAATGTTCGTTGCCCTTCATTTTTCTTAGGCCTTTCCACGGGACTCACCGTTAGCAGTTGATCTTTCAACTGCCATATTGGAGTTGGCAGAGAACGGAGACTTACAAAGGATCCATGACAAATGGCTTTTGAGCAGTGCCTGCTTATCACAAGGTGCAAAGCTTGAAGTGGACAGACTCAAGCTGAAAAGCTTCTGGGGCCTCTATCTGGTGTGTGGATTGGCATGTGTGCTTGCTCTTCTCATATATGTTGTTCAGACCATGAGACAGTACTCCAAGCACGGCCCAGAGGAACTTGAGTCTTCTGGCCATGGGTCAGGATCTTCACGTCTGCGCACATTCCTTTCCTTTGTAGATGAAAAGGAAGAGATTGTTAAGAACCGtgtgaagagaaagaaaatagaggGCATGTCCTACAGGAGCACAAGAGAAGTAGGATCATCCATCAACTCCAACAAAGGATTTTCTCAGGCATCATCATACAGAATTGATTCAGCTACTGAAATCTAACTGTTGCATACTTGTTTGCTCCTCATAATTTTGTAGCTTCTTGTACTAACGCCTTGTTCATCAATCACTCTTCATCCCCCGTTGCAACTGCTGGCTTCCTACATTtttgtggttttcttttttagtacATATAATTGTAAGATATATCAATTTGTGTGGGACTATCTAAGCGTGGGAACAAGTTGGCTTTGCAATTGTTGTTTGTACTGATAGTTTTTTAGGatacataataattaatgaaatcatttcatttttatttatagtgcAATAGACCAATTGTTGGCTTTCATTCATTAGCATATTAGCTGCTCTTAGATAACATTTGTCTATAAGAATGTTGCATGTCATATGAATACACAAAACCTTGGGGTGTTGCTTCCTACACCCTAtcagtttattttatttccactTTTCCTTATTTGAAAGTTACATCCGAAAACTGTAAtctgaaaatagaaaacatattCCGGAATTTTGTTTccggaaaagaaaaatgtgttacCTCTTCCGGAATCTTCTTTCTAAAAAAAGGTGTTTTCCCTTTCATAATCCATTTTCTAATCAACCACATACTCTTTATGGGATCCATTATCCAGATCACACCACTGCATCTTCCCAAAtgcttcaaataaaacttcCAAGGGTGGAAACAGAATTAAATAAACTGACAGTTGACATCTTCCCtacataaagaaaatgaatgtttCCTCTTGCACCCCATCACAGACTTCCGGAATTTTtgttacaaaattttttatctggaaatttttttgaattagtTTAGTTTGTTCCAGAAAGCAAAATCCGGTTTGATACGTGTAGGAAGAAATTTGATGCATAACCCTCAATTAGAATGGATATATAGATCAATCCTGGGTGAGTAAACATAAAACATTCTGACCCTAGTTGTCTCAGTTAAATTCATTACAATCTTTATTATGCCATCTTAgagattaaagataattttgattAGCTTGCACTCTTTTAACTTAAGAGACAAGTAACTTTAGGTTGGACCAATACACGTATATATAcattattacatttataaaatatcaacataaaCAGCTTCATGCTGAAGCCATGCCAAAGCCCTAATCAACACATCTAAAATATCTTTGGAAACATTCTTCCTCCTTGCAATAATGCAGTATAACTTTATACACCTCAATCAAGAGTCTTGGATATCTATTTGCAAAATATTCGTAGAATCCTTCGGGAACAGGTCCTACAAGTTCCTGAAAAATCAATAAGAAATCAGAAGCCATATCATGTCCTAAAGAGTAAATATATCCAACTTATGCACGTCTTTTTATCCTCTAATTATTTGGTATCCTTGAAACTTATGCTTAGAAGATTATAAACACCTCATAAATTAACAAAGATGCaagttgaaattttatatattagagAATATTATCAGcacattaaaaatcaaatagGAGCTCATACAATTTCAGTGAACAGTGCTATAACATGACGAGATCTTTGGTTCATAGGATGTCTCAAACAACAACTTTATTTGTTCAAGATGGAAAAATCAAGAACAATTGTTCAAGATGGCAGAATCAAGAACAACTTGTGCAGAATTCAACAACACTATTGATGACCTTAAGAATATTGGTCTAAAGCTAGAAGATGAAGATAAGGCTGTCATTTTTCTGAATGCTCTTACCAAAACCTGTGAGTATTTTAAAGATGCTTTGCTCTATGGAAAAGATAAGTTGATTACTTTGAAAGAAGTTGTAACATCAATTCGAACCAAAGAGTTCCAAAAGCTCCAAGATTCAAAGGCAACGGAGGAGGTTTCATCAGGTCTAACAACcatgaaaggaaaaggaaagaaaacagagggtaaatgaaaaaagaaaaaactagaGAACAAGAAACAAGTTTGGAGTTTCAAGTGCCAAAAGGTTGGTCATTTCAACATACATTGGCCAGAGAAATGTAAAGCACTCTGATGAAAGAAACAACTAATGTTGATAAGGCCTCCAAGGAATATGAATCACTTGGTGTTATGGTGACTTCATATAAAGATTCTCAGAAAAATTGGGTCATGGACTTAGGTTGCACATACCATGTGTCCGATGATGGATTTCTTTGAGAATCTTAAACAAAAGGAGTATGGAATTGTACTTCTTGGCAATAACAAGGCCTGCAGAGTGTAGGGTTTGGGATCAATAAGCCTTAGAATGTTTGACAACCATGAAATAGTGTTGTAAGGTGTGAGATATGTTCCTGAACTGAAGAGGAATTTGATTTCCATAAACCCATTTGATCTTATGGAATATTCCATGAAGGTTAAGAATGGAATAATGAAGGTATCCACTGGAGATGTTGTCATAGCCAAGGGCAGAAGAAGTAATGGATTATACATCATAGAAGGATCCACAATTATTGCACATGCCTCAGTTGCGAGTCAGACAATGGAAGACAAAACCATATTATGGCACTTAAGGATGGGTCACATTAGGAGAAAGGCTTGGTAGAATTGGAAAAGCAAATCTTGCTAATAGGTGAAAAACTTCAAAGGCTGGATTTTTGTGATCAATGTGTCTTAGGGAAATCATATAAGGTGAAGTTTGGAACAGGTAAGCATACTTCAAACCGATCCTTTGAATATGCACATGCTTATTTGTGGGGCCACAAGAACACAAACCCATGGTGGAGGAGCATATTTGCTCAGCATCATTGATGACTTTTCAAGAAGGTTATGAATTTACATTTTAAGGAACAAATATGAGACATTGCAAAAGTTCAAGGAATGACATAGATTGAAAATCAACAGGAATCCAAGCTAAAGGTTCTAAGAACAGATAATGGTTTAGAGTTTGTCTCAGAAGAATTCCATAGTTTATGCAAGACCCAAGGAATCAAGAGACACAGGACTGTTGTTTGTACCTCTTAATAGAATGGTTTTATAGAAAGGATGAACTGAACTATCCTTGAAAGGTTAGATGTACGCTTCTTGGAGCGGGTTTGTCCAATGCATTTTAGGGAGAGGTTGCAAACACAGTAGTGTATTTGATCAACAGGAGCCCTTATCTGTTCTCGATTAGAAAACACCAGTGGAGGTTAGAGTGGAAAGTTGTTTGATTACTCTAACCTGAGGGTGTTTAGTTCTTTGGCTTTTGCTCGTGTTGTGAAGAGTATCTTCCTTGGATATGTTGAAGGAGTCCAAGGTTACAGACTGTGGAAGTTAGATCCAAAACCATCAAAATTGATCATTAGCAAGGATGTAACTTTTGATGAGACAAGGATGGCAACTCACTCTGAAAATTCAGAATGCAAAAAGGAGAAGACTCACATTGAGGTTGGGCATTCAACTAGTAATTTGCAAAAggattttttctttcaaattcagatGAAATACCAGAAGATATTAGACATTCAAGGGGGTCTGATCATGCCATTGGATATTACCAGCTTGTTTGAGATAGAGAAAGAATGGTCTCTAAGCCAACCAGAAGGTTTGGGGATTTGCTATGCCTTAAGTGTAGCTGAAGAACTTGAAAGCTCAGAAGAACCTAGGAACTTCAGGAAGGCACATGAAAGCAATAAAAGACAGCTTTGGCAATGTGCTATTGTTAGGAAATGGAGAATGTATGAGAAGAAGGAAGCATTAGTAGCCTAACTGCTTAGCAGTTAGGAAATTTTAGTCCTATGAGGGAGGTTAGGCTCTCATTGATTGCTTGTACATTGTATCTTGTTCGTGTGACttgaagttgagagaaaaatgaaaactcttatattttgattaacaTCAACTAATACAACTTACTACTGTATATATAGAAGACAGTAGTTCTGAAAAGTAAAGGGCAGGAAGCCCCTaacaaaaaccctaacaaatatattaataataaactaaagacATTATACttcaacactccccctcaagctagagcatatagatcatatgctccaagcttggaacatataaattgaattctagGCCCCCTTAGAGATTTGGTCAGAATGTCTGCGAGTTGTTCATTAGAGTTAATAAACTCAGTAACCAGATCCTTTGACAATAACTTCTCTCcgataaaatgacaatcaatctctatgtgttttgttctttcatgAAACACTGGATTGGAGGCAATGTGAAGGGCGGCTTGATTGTCACAGTACAACTTCATCTgctcattttcacaaaatttcaactcTTTGAAGGAGTTGTCTAATCCACACAAGTTCACATGTAGTTAAAGCCATAGATCGATACTcagcttcagcactagatcgagcaacaacactttgtttcttacttttccaagatacaaGGTTCCCTCCAAGTAAAACACAATATCCCGAGGTAGATCTTCTGTCAATTGGACAACcagcccaatctgcatcacaatatccCTCAACACGAGTGCTTCCCTTGTCCTCATACAACAATCCCTGTCCTGGGTTCCCTTTTACATATCTGAGAATGTGAATCACTGCATTCCAATGATCAACATGTGGATTTTGCATAAATTAACTCACAACTCCCACCGGATAAGAAAGATCAGGTCTTGTTATGGTAAGATAGATGAGTTTTCCAACAAGCCTTCTATATCTCTCTGGGTCTGAGAAAAGTTCACCTTGGTCtttcattaacttttgatttgagTCCATAGGACTATCAATGGGCTTGCAATTTGTCAGGCctgtttcctccaaaatatcaagagcatattttctttgtgaaatgaTGACACCATCCTTTGATTGTGCCACTTAAAtaccaagaaaatattttagccGACCCAaatctttggtttgaaagtgGTTGAACAAATGATTCTTTAATTGAGCAATTCCAATGATgtcatttcctgtaatgacaatatcatcaacatagaccATAAGATAAACACATTTATCAGGAGAAGAGTGATTATAAAATACTGAATGATCCGCCTCAcatcttttcaatccaaaattctGCACAACCCGACTAAATTTACCAAACCAAGCTCAAGGTGATTGCTTCAAACCATAGAGGGAACGATGTAATTTACAAACTAAcccagactccccctgagcaacaaatccaggaggttgctccatgtatatCTCTTCTTCTagatcaccatgaagaaaggcattttTAATGTCCAACTGGTAAAAGGGCCAATGACGAATGGCAGCCATAACAAGCAAAATACAAACAGTATTGGTTTTAGCCACAGGAGAAAAGGTATCACAATAGTCGAGGCCATAGACTTGAGTGTATCCCTTAGTTACCGGACGAGCTTTGAGACGATCAACTGCACCAGTAGGACCAACCTTAATAGCATAGACCCATCTACAACCAACAGGCTTCTTACCAAGAGGAAGAGGAACAAGGTCCCAAGTGCCATTGTGTTCAAGTGCCTGCATTTCATCAATCATGGCTTGTCGCCATCCAGGATGACCAAGTGCCTCAAGAACATTATTAGGAACCTTAATGGAAGATAAGGAAGAAACAAAGGAGAAATATGGAGGAGACAAACGATGAtaactcaaaaaattataaataggatAAGGATTACGAGTAGAGCGAATACCTTTCTGGAGGGCAATAGGCCAATTATTATCTGAGTCAAGAGAGGGTGAAGAGGATGAGGGATCCATGGTTTAGGAATCTGATGGAGGAGGATCTAAGTCTTGAGGATCTTCAGTGTTTGGAGTTCGAGATTGTGTCCAACGCTGATATGTGAGAAGAGGAGGAGGAACAATGTCATTTCCAGTTTGAGTTTGAGGTAAAGAAGCAGGAGTAACCAAGGGATCACATGATGGTAGAGGAAGCATTTGTTGAACAATTGAACGATCCTCCATGGAGGACAAGAAAAAAGGTGTATCTTCAAAGAATGTCACATCAGGACAATAACATTTATATCCTTTCTGAAGGCGAGAGTGTCCTAAAAAAACACACTTAATAGCTTTTGCAGAGAGTTTATCAAGACCTGGAGAAACATTATGAACAAAACAAGTACACCCAAATATACGAGGAAAGACATGGTAAAGAGGGTCATTTGGAAAAATGATAGAGTGAGGGACTTTATTCTCAAGAGAGGACGAAGGCATCCTATTGATTAGAAAACAGACAGTAAG
This genomic stretch from Vigna radiata var. radiata cultivar VC1973A chromosome 7, Vradiata_ver6, whole genome shotgun sequence harbors:
- the LOC106769094 gene encoding glutamate receptor 3.6-like; amino-acid sequence: MTRVEIMVLMVLFEGLFSAGAVSDNSTIPALVNIGVLYSFNTSVGKMVKTAVEAAVEDVNSDPSILAQTKLKLSMQEDTKYRGFLSIAEALQLMATQTVAIIGPQTSTTAHVISHIANELQVPLLSFTATDPTLSSLQFPFFIRTAFSDVYEMTAIADLVNYFQWREVIAVYGDDDHGRNGIGALGDKLAERRCKISFKAPMTPEATREEITDVLVQVALAESRVIVLHTSTAWGPKVLSVAKSLGMMENGYVWITTTFLSTWLDIRSPLSPDATNDMQGVIALRMYVPDSKLKRWFISRWTNMTTSGKNGNDTLGLSTYGIFAYDTVFALAHALDAFFKRGNQITFSHDPKLSQIRGDNMHLDAVKIFNEGNLLRKHIYEVNMTGVSGLFKYDSDGNLVNPAYEIINVIGTGTRRIGYWSNYTGLSVAPPETLYSKPPNRSSASQNLLPVFWPGETTQKPRGWVFPNNGRMLKIGVPKRVSYRDFVSQVQGTDMFKGFCIDVFLSAVNLLPYAVPYKFVSYGDGDRNPSNTELVRLITADVFDAAVGDITITTERTKMVDFTQPYIESGLVVVASVKKTDSNAWAFFKPFTPMMWAVTAIFFLLVGAVVWILEHRLNDDFRGTPKQQMVTILWFSFSTMFFAHRENTVSTLGRFVLLIWLFVVLIINSSYTASLTSILTVQQLSSPVKGIDSLINSKEPIGYLQGSFTRTYLIEEIGIDESRLVPLKTPEETATALKNGPQKGGVAAYVDERAYIELFLSSRCEFSIVGQEFTRNGWGFAFPRDSPLAVDLSTAILELAENGDLQRIHDKWLLSSACLSQGAKLEVDRLKLKSFWGLYLVCGLACVLALLIYVVQTMRQYSKHGPEELESSGHGSGSSRLRTFLSFVDEKEEIVKNRVKRKKIEGMSYRSTREVGSSINSNKGFSQASSYRIDSATEI